Proteins from a single region of Manis javanica isolate MJ-LG chromosome 5, MJ_LKY, whole genome shotgun sequence:
- the POLR3F gene encoding DNA-directed RNA polymerase III subunit RPC6 isoform X1, whose amino-acid sequence MAEVKVKVQPPDADPVEIENRIIELCHQFPHGITDQVIQNEMPHIEAQQRAVAINRLLSMGQLDLLRSNTGLLYRIKDSQNAGKMKGSDNQEKLVYQIIEDAGNKGIWSRDIRYKSNLPLTEINKILKNLESKKLIKAVKSVAASKKKVYMLYNLQPDRSVTGGAWYSDQDFESEFVEVLNQQCFKFLQTKAEAARDSKQNPMIQRNSSFASSHEVWKYICELGISKVELSTEDIETILNTLIYDGKVEMTIIAAKEGTVGSVDGHMKLYRAVNPIIPPTGLVRAACGLCPVFDDCHEGGEISPSNCIYMTEWLEF is encoded by the exons ATGGCTGAGGTGAAGGTGAAGGTGCAGCCGCCCGACGCAGATCCGGTCGAAATAGAGAACAG GATTATAGAATTATGTCATCAGTTTCCTCATGGAATCACAGACCAAGTAATTCAAAATGAAATGCCTCATATAGAAGCCCAGCAGCGGGCAGTGGCCATCAATAGACTGTTGTCCATG gGTCAGTTGGATCTCTTAAGGAGCAATACAGGCCTTCTGTATAGAATAAAGGATTCTCAGAATGCTGG TAAAATGAAAGGATCAGATAACCAAGAAAAACTAGTATATCAAATCATAGAGGATGCAGGAAACAAAG GAATATGGAGCAGAGATATCCGATACAAAAGTAACTTGCCATTaacagaaattaacaaaattctaAAGAACTTGGAAAGTAAAAAGCTTATCAAAGCTGTTAAGTCTGTGGCA gCCTCAAAAAAGAAGGTGTATATGCTGTATAACCTGCAGCCAGACCGGTCTGTGACTGGTGGAGCTTGGTATAGTGACCAAGATTTTGAATCAGAATTTGTAGAGGTGCTTAACCAACAGTGTTTCAAATTCCTACAAACCAAG gcagaagcaGCACGAGACAGCAAGCAGAATCCGATGATACAAAGAAATAGTTCCTTTGCTTCATCACATGAGGTGTGGAAGTATATCTGTGAATTGGGAATCAGTAAG GTAGAGTTGTCCACAGAGGACATTGAAACCATCCTGAATACCCTTATCTATGATGGGAAAGTGGAGATGACTATCATCGCTGCAAAAGAAGGCACAGTTGGCAGCGTGGATGGACACATGAAACTGTACAGGGCAGTCAATCCAATCATCCCACCAACAGGTTTGGTCCGGGCTGCCTGTGGGCTCTGCCCG gtttttgatGACTGCCATGAAGGTGGTGAGATTTCACCATCTAACTGTATTTACATGACAGAGTGGCTTGAATTTTAA
- the POLR3F gene encoding DNA-directed RNA polymerase III subunit RPC6 isoform X2 yields MAEVKVKVQPPDADPVEIENRIIELCHQFPHGITDQVIQNEMPHIEAQQRAVAINRLLSMGQLDLLRSNTGLLYRIKDSQNAGKMKGSDNQEKLVYQIIEDAGNKGIWSRDIRYKSNLPLTEINKILKNLESKKLIKAVKSVAASKKKVYMLYNLQPDRSVTGGAWYSDQDFESEFVEVLNQQCFKFLQTKAEAARDSKQNPMIQRNSSFASSHEVELSTEDIETILNTLIYDGKVEMTIIAAKEGTVGSVDGHMKLYRAVNPIIPPTGLVRAACGLCPVFDDCHEGGEISPSNCIYMTEWLEF; encoded by the exons ATGGCTGAGGTGAAGGTGAAGGTGCAGCCGCCCGACGCAGATCCGGTCGAAATAGAGAACAG GATTATAGAATTATGTCATCAGTTTCCTCATGGAATCACAGACCAAGTAATTCAAAATGAAATGCCTCATATAGAAGCCCAGCAGCGGGCAGTGGCCATCAATAGACTGTTGTCCATG gGTCAGTTGGATCTCTTAAGGAGCAATACAGGCCTTCTGTATAGAATAAAGGATTCTCAGAATGCTGG TAAAATGAAAGGATCAGATAACCAAGAAAAACTAGTATATCAAATCATAGAGGATGCAGGAAACAAAG GAATATGGAGCAGAGATATCCGATACAAAAGTAACTTGCCATTaacagaaattaacaaaattctaAAGAACTTGGAAAGTAAAAAGCTTATCAAAGCTGTTAAGTCTGTGGCA gCCTCAAAAAAGAAGGTGTATATGCTGTATAACCTGCAGCCAGACCGGTCTGTGACTGGTGGAGCTTGGTATAGTGACCAAGATTTTGAATCAGAATTTGTAGAGGTGCTTAACCAACAGTGTTTCAAATTCCTACAAACCAAG gcagaagcaGCACGAGACAGCAAGCAGAATCCGATGATACAAAGAAATAGTTCCTTTGCTTCATCACATGAG GTAGAGTTGTCCACAGAGGACATTGAAACCATCCTGAATACCCTTATCTATGATGGGAAAGTGGAGATGACTATCATCGCTGCAAAAGAAGGCACAGTTGGCAGCGTGGATGGACACATGAAACTGTACAGGGCAGTCAATCCAATCATCCCACCAACAGGTTTGGTCCGGGCTGCCTGTGGGCTCTGCCCG gtttttgatGACTGCCATGAAGGTGGTGAGATTTCACCATCTAACTGTATTTACATGACAGAGTGGCTTGAATTTTAA
- the RBBP9 gene encoding serine hydrolase RBBP9: MASPSKAVIVPGNGGGDVATHGWYGWVRKALDQIPGFQCLAKNMPDPITARESIWLPFMETELHCDEKTIIIGHSSGAIAAMRYAETHRVYAIVLVSAYTSDLGDENEHASGYFSRPWQWEKIKANCPHIVQFGSTDDPFLPWKEQQEVADRLDAKLYRFTDRGHFQNTEFHELISVVKSMLKVPA; this comes from the exons ATGGCCTCTCCGAGCAAGGCAGTGATTGTTCCCGGGAATGGCGGCGGGGATGTGGCCACCCACGGCTGGTATGGCTGGGTCAGGAAGGCGCTGGATCAG ATACCTGGTTTCCAGTGTTTGGCTAAGAACATGCCTGACCCAA TTACAGCACGGGAGAGCATCTGGCTGCCCTTCATGGAGACGGAGCTGCACTGTGATGAGAAGACCATCATCATAGGTCACAGTTCCGGGGCCATTGCGGCCATGAG gTATGCAGAAACACATCGAGTATATGCTATTGTATTAGTATCTGCATACACATCAGACTTGGGGGATGAAAATGAGCATGCAAGTG GATACTTCAGCCGCCCCTGGCAGTGGGAGAAGATCAAAGCCAACTGCCCTCACATTGTGCAGTTTGGCTCCACTGATGATCCTTTCCTTCCCTGGAAAGAACAACAAGAAGTGGCTGACAGGTTGGATGCCAAATTGTACAGATTCACTGACCGTGGCCATTTCCAGAACACGGAGTTTCATGAACTGATTAGTGTGGTAAAGTCGATGCTGAAAGTACCAGCATAG